In one window of Anaerolineae bacterium DNA:
- a CDS encoding TrkA family potassium uptake protein: MYIIIVGGGKVGYYLSKTLLGSGHEVLLVEKNPQRATFLTDELGADHVWLGDGCDSRTFERIGLNRADAVIAVTGDDEDNFVICLLAKKKFGVPRTIARINNPRNAKIFTRLGVDATVSTTEIIEAQIERALPIPSLVHLLALKRGGVELVEGKVAPGSPADGQRIRDLGIPDDALIVMLVRDDQTVVPYGDTVLKAGDEILAVTSSQSKEVLKHIILGI, encoded by the coding sequence ATGTACATTATTATCGTCGGCGGAGGAAAAGTAGGCTATTACCTAAGCAAAACCCTTCTAGGAAGCGGACACGAAGTCCTGCTGGTAGAGAAAAATCCCCAGAGGGCCACATTCCTCACAGATGAATTGGGAGCTGACCATGTCTGGCTTGGGGATGGGTGCGATTCCCGCACCTTTGAGCGAATTGGCCTCAACAGGGCGGATGCGGTAATAGCGGTAACAGGAGATGACGAAGATAACTTTGTGATATGCCTTCTGGCCAAGAAGAAGTTCGGCGTCCCCCGCACTATAGCTCGCATCAACAACCCCCGCAACGCTAAAATCTTCACCCGTCTGGGAGTCGACGCCACTGTTTCGACCACTGAAATTATAGAAGCACAAATTGAGCGAGCCCTCCCAATCCCATCCCTGGTCCATCTCCTGGCCCTTAAAAGGGGTGGGGTGGAACTGGTGGAAGGTAAAGTGGCTCCCGGTTCCCCGGCCGATGGTCAGCGTATCCGTGATTTAGGCATCCCCGATGACGCCCTTATTGTGATGCTGGTGAGGGATGACCAGACCGTAGTTCCCTACGGTGATACGGTCCTGAAAGCAGGGGATGAGATCCTGGCAGTAACTTCTTCCCAGAGTAAAGAGGTGCTAAAGCACATCATCCTCGGCATATAA
- the rsmI gene encoding 16S rRNA (cytidine(1402)-2'-O)-methyltransferase, with amino-acid sequence MGTLYVVGTPIGNLEDITLRALRILGEVSLIAAEDTRRARKLLEHYGIKKPVVSYHEYSGKGRIRELIKALQKGDVALISDAGMPGLSDPGYSLIKEAIEEGINVVPVPGPSALVTALVVSGLPTHSFIYLGFLPRTPSKRKDILEWASRQPHTIVLFEAPHRLIECLEELLEFFGNRPVAVARELTKLHEEIWRGTLQEALEYFQANPPIGECTLVIGGAEEERWDEETIMESLKNLLQEGLSVKEASKQLAELSGWPRSDLYRMALKIKASETKQ; translated from the coding sequence TTGGGAACCCTTTACGTAGTAGGGACACCAATTGGGAACCTGGAGGACATAACTCTGAGGGCGCTGCGGATACTGGGGGAGGTAAGCCTTATCGCCGCTGAAGATACCAGAAGAGCGCGGAAGCTTCTGGAACATTACGGGATAAAGAAGCCGGTGGTGAGCTACCATGAGTACAGCGGCAAAGGCCGGATCAGAGAACTCATCAAAGCTTTGCAAAAAGGCGATGTGGCCCTTATCTCCGATGCAGGGATGCCAGGCCTCTCAGATCCGGGTTACTCCCTCATAAAAGAAGCTATCGAAGAAGGGATAAACGTGGTGCCAGTGCCTGGCCCTTCAGCTCTGGTGACAGCCCTGGTGGTTTCGGGGCTTCCAACCCACTCTTTCATCTACCTGGGCTTTCTACCCCGAACCCCTTCCAAACGAAAGGACATCCTGGAGTGGGCCAGCCGTCAGCCCCACACCATCGTCCTTTTTGAAGCCCCCCACCGTCTGATAGAATGCCTGGAGGAACTTCTGGAGTTTTTTGGGAATCGCCCTGTAGCTGTGGCCAGGGAGCTCACCAAACTTCACGAGGAAATATGGCGCGGCACGCTCCAGGAGGCCCTGGAATATTTCCAGGCCAACCCACCCATCGGTGAGTGCACTCTGGTGATCGGCGGAGCGGAAGAGGAACGGTGGGATGAGGAAACAATTATGGAAAGCTTGAAAAATCTCCTGCAAGAAGGCCTTTCAGTGAAGGAAGCCTCCAAACAGCTGGCGGAGCTTTCAGGCTGGCCCCGGAGCGATTTATACCGTATGGCTTTAAAGATCAAAGCCTCGGAAACTAAACAGTGA
- a CDS encoding bifunctional phosphoglucose/phosphomannose isomerase: MFLLDSPSAWSQWDQANMLEQIFGLPEQCRKAWEDAQRQSLPADYRGAKSVLILGMGGSAIGGDLVAALARYESPCPIVVCRDYRIPSWAGPETLVIASSYSGNTEETLAAFDQALEARARCVAVTTGGKLASLAQERGVPLWPITYIGQPRSAIGYSVLYLLRILEEAGLMGNKTEEVEKAIRLMENLRERIKPEVPTDSNPAKKLALDLYGAIPVIYGPGFLAAVARRWKGQFNENSKNWSFYEELPEAHHNAVVGYPNPSESKNKFVVIVLDSSLEHPRHEARLRITEEVLAMEGIPQRSVKIEGSTFLEQIFWSIHFGDFVSYYLALLNRADPSSVEVISYIKRRLAG; encoded by the coding sequence ATGTTTCTTCTGGATAGCCCATCGGCCTGGAGCCAGTGGGACCAGGCCAATATGCTGGAGCAGATTTTCGGACTTCCTGAGCAGTGTCGGAAAGCATGGGAGGACGCCCAGAGGCAAAGCCTTCCCGCAGATTATAGGGGTGCCAAAAGCGTCCTCATCCTGGGAATGGGCGGCTCAGCCATAGGGGGAGACCTGGTAGCTGCCCTAGCCAGATACGAATCGCCCTGCCCGATTGTTGTATGCCGGGATTACCGCATCCCCTCGTGGGCTGGACCTGAAACTCTGGTGATAGCTTCAAGCTATTCCGGAAACACAGAAGAAACCCTTGCGGCTTTTGATCAGGCCTTAGAGGCAAGGGCACGCTGTGTGGCTGTCACCACCGGTGGTAAACTCGCTTCTCTGGCCCAGGAAAGAGGTGTCCCTCTCTGGCCCATAACCTACATCGGACAGCCCCGGTCAGCCATTGGTTACTCCGTGCTCTACCTCTTACGGATTCTGGAAGAAGCCGGCCTTATGGGAAACAAGACGGAAGAGGTGGAGAAAGCCATCCGCCTTATGGAAAACCTCAGGGAAAGGATAAAGCCAGAGGTTCCAACGGACAGCAACCCGGCCAAGAAGCTGGCTCTGGACCTTTACGGGGCGATCCCTGTTATCTACGGTCCTGGATTTCTCGCCGCAGTGGCAAGGAGGTGGAAAGGCCAGTTCAACGAGAACTCTAAAAATTGGTCCTTCTATGAAGAACTCCCTGAAGCCCACCACAATGCCGTTGTGGGTTACCCAAATCCTTCCGAAAGCAAGAACAAATTTGTGGTAATCGTTCTGGATTCCTCCCTTGAACATCCCAGGCATGAAGCTCGCCTGAGGATAACGGAAGAAGTGCTGGCCATGGAAGGTATTCCGCAACGTTCGGTCAAAATAGAGGGGAGCACCTTTTTAGAGCAAATTTTCTGGAGCATTCATTTTGGGGATTTTGTAAGCTATTACCTGGCGCTGCTGAACAGAGCTGACCCTTCATCGGTGGAGGTTATAAGTTACATAAAGAGAAGGCTTGCTGGTTAG
- a CDS encoding divergent PAP2 family protein → MGDKVLLSSFVAWSIAQTSKFLLWRWRKGKLNFRLLVSAGGMPSSHSALVSALATSVGLWEGFSSVAFAISLIFALIVMYDAAGVRRAASIQARILNQILEELFQGHPLSEKRLWELLGHTPFEVLVGAFIGMAVSIFFYWLC, encoded by the coding sequence ATGGGCGATAAGGTTTTACTTTCTTCTTTTGTAGCGTGGAGTATAGCACAGACTTCCAAATTTTTACTGTGGCGGTGGCGAAAGGGGAAGCTTAACTTTAGGCTTCTCGTGAGCGCTGGGGGAATGCCCAGTTCCCATTCAGCACTGGTTTCAGCTCTGGCGACTTCGGTGGGCCTGTGGGAGGGGTTTTCCTCCGTTGCTTTTGCCATAAGCCTTATCTTTGCTCTCATTGTAATGTATGATGCGGCTGGAGTGCGCAGGGCAGCCAGCATCCAGGCCAGAATTCTAAACCAGATTTTGGAAGAACTCTTCCAAGGGCATCCTTTGAGTGAGAAACGCCTCTGGGAACTTCTGGGGCACACGCCCTTTGAAGTCCTGGTAGGGGCTTTTATAGGAATGGCAGTATCTATTTTCTTCTACTGGCTCTGCTGA
- the xseB gene encoding exodeoxyribonuclease VII small subunit yields MEPLTFEEAYRKLEETVRKLEEGGLSLEESIALYEEGMRLVRYCEELLERAELRVRQIQIDREGNWVLLPFEPEDGR; encoded by the coding sequence ATGGAGCCCCTCACTTTTGAAGAGGCTTACCGCAAACTGGAGGAAACCGTAAGAAAGCTGGAAGAAGGAGGACTTTCTCTGGAAGAATCCATCGCCCTCTACGAAGAAGGAATGAGGCTCGTCCGCTATTGCGAAGAACTTCTGGAAAGAGCTGAGCTCAGGGTCCGGCAAATCCAGATAGATAGGGAAGGAAATTGGGTCCTTCTTCCCTTTGAACCAGAGGATGGGCGATAA